DNA sequence from the Brachybacterium avium genome:
TGGGGCTCCTTGACGAGCTCCAGCACTCGGCCCACGACGAGCGGTCCGGTCACCTGGGCGCCGAACAGTGCTTCTTCCTCGAGCCCGATGCGGGAGAGGTCGGTGGCGACCTGCAGGGCGGAGGCGCCGGCGGGCAGCTCGGTGTGCTCGGCGAGCCAGGTCAGGGGAATGCGGGGCATCTCAGATCTCCGTACCGTAGTGCTGGGAGAAGCGGACGTCGCCCTCCACCATGTCGCGCATGTCCGCCACGCCGTTGCGGAGCATGAGCAGGCGCTCGATCCCGAGGCCGAAGGCGAAGCCCTGGTACTCCTCGGGGTCCACCCCGGCAGCGCGCAGGACGTTGGGATGGACCATGCCGCAGCCGCCCATCTCGATCCAGCCGGTGCCGCCGCAGACGCGGCAGCTGGGGTCGGCGTCGTGGTCCAGGCCGTCACGGGCCTCGCAGCTGAAACAGCGGAAGTCCATCTCGGCGCTGGGCTCGGTGAAGGGGAAGTGGTTCGGGCGCAGTCGGGTGATCGGCGTGCCGCCGAAGAGATGCGCGGCGAAGGCATCGAGGGTGCCGACCAGGTTCGCCATGGTCAGGTCCTTGTCGATCGCGAGGCCCTCGACCTGGTGGAACATCGGCGAGTGGGTCGCGTCGATCTCGTCGGCCCGGTAGACGGTGCCGGGGCAGGCGACGTACAGCGGGGCGCCGCGCTCGAGCATCGCGCGGATCTGCACCGGCGAGGTCTGCGTGCGCAGCAGCATCCCCGAGCCCTCGGGGGCGACGTACAGGGTGTCCTGCAGAGATCGGGAGGGGTGCTCCGGATCGGCGTTCAGCGCATCGAAGTTCAGCCAGGAGGATTCGATCTCCGGGCCCTCGGCGATCTCCCAGCCGATGCCGACGAAGAAGTCGTTGATCCGGTCGGTCAGCACCGTCAGCGGATGCGAGGCACCGCGGGGGCGCAGGTCGGTGGGGAGGGTGACGTCGACGGTCTCGGCGGCGAGCGCGGCCTCCTCCTCCGCAGCCGCGAGCTCTTCCTGCCGGGCGACGAGCTGCTTCTGCACCCGGCCCTTGCCCTGGCCGACCAGCTTCCCAGCGGCGGCCTTCTGGTCCTTGGGCAGGTCCTTGATGGCGCGGTTCGCGGCCGAGAGCACGCTGTGATCGCCCACGTGCGCGATACGGACCTGCTTGAGGTCGGCGGTGGTGGTGGCCGCGGAGATCGCGGCGAGGGCAGCGTCGACGGCGGCGCCGATGGTCGCCTCGTCGATGACCGGGGCGGCGGGAGTCGAGGGTGACTCGGACACGGGTATCGCTTTCGTCCAGGGGGCAGGAGGGTGCGTGCGCCGGGGCGAGGCACCGCGGACCATTCTAGGAGGCGCGGAGGGTCCTGGGTGCGCCGGCGGTCCGAGCGTCGAGACGGGATCGGTCCCGCAGCCCTCGGCGCGCCGCTCACGGCTAGGCTGGCAGGGAACCCCCGACCTCGAAGGAGGCCACTGTGACCTGGACCGTGAAGGGCGTCGTCGCCCGTACCGAGAAGCAGCCGGCAGAGCTGCTCGACATCGTGATCCCCGATCCCGGACCCCGAGATGTCGTCGTCGACATCGAGGCGACGGGTGTCTGCCACACCGACCTCGCCTACCGTGACGGCGGCATCAATGACGAGTTCCCGTTCCTGCTGGGCCATGAGTCCGCCGGCCGTGTCTCCGCGATCGGTGAGTCCGTCACCCATGTGGAGGTCGGCGACTACGTGGTGCTGAACTGGCGTGCCGTGTGCGGCGAGTGCCGGGCCTGCAAGAAGGGCGTGCAGCAGTACTGCTTCGATACCCACAACGCCTCCCGGCCCATGACCCTCTCTGACGGCACCGAGCTCACCGCAGCACTGGGCATCGGCTCCTTCTCGGAGAAGACCCTGGTCCATGAGGGCCAGTGCACGAAGATCTCCGAGGACGCCCCCGCCGAGGTCGCCGGCCTGCTGGGCTGCGGCGTGATGGCGGGCATCGGTGCGGCGATCAACACCGGGCAGGTCCAGCGCGGCGAGTCCCTCGCTGTGATCGGCCTGGGCGGCGTGGGCTGCGCCGCGATCGCGGGCGCGAAGCTCGCCGGGGCCACCACCATCATCGGGCTGGACGTGGACGAGAAGAAGCTCGCCGCGGCGACCGAGCTGGGCGCCACCCACACCCTGCACACCGAGGGCCTGTCCCCGCAGCAGGTGGCGGAGAAGGTGCAGGAGCTCACCGGCGGCTTCGGCGCGGATGTGGTGGTCGACGCCGTCGGCATCCCGCAGACCTACGAGACCGCGTTCTACGCCCGTGATCTCGCCGGCCGGGTGGTCCTGGTCGGAGTGCCGCGACCGGGCGTGGAGCTGACCCTCCCGCTGCTGGACGTGTTCGGTCGCGGCGGGGCGCTGAAGTCCTCCTGGTACGGCGATTGTCTGCCCGAACGGGACTTCCCGTACCTGATCGATCTGTTCCTGCAGGGCCGACTGCCGCTGGACCGCTTCGTCACCGGACGCACG
Encoded proteins:
- the pheS gene encoding phenylalanine--tRNA ligase subunit alpha; translation: MSESPSTPAAPVIDEATIGAAVDAALAAISAATTTADLKQVRIAHVGDHSVLSAANRAIKDLPKDQKAAAGKLVGQGKGRVQKQLVARQEELAAAEEEAALAAETVDVTLPTDLRPRGASHPLTVLTDRINDFFVGIGWEIAEGPEIESSWLNFDALNADPEHPSRSLQDTLYVAPEGSGMLLRTQTSPVQIRAMLERGAPLYVACPGTVYRADEIDATHSPMFHQVEGLAIDKDLTMANLVGTLDAFAAHLFGGTPITRLRPNHFPFTEPSAEMDFRCFSCEARDGLDHDADPSCRVCGGTGWIEMGGCGMVHPNVLRAAGVDPEEYQGFAFGLGIERLLMLRNGVADMRDMVEGDVRFSQHYGTEI
- a CDS encoding S-(hydroxymethyl)mycothiol dehydrogenase gives rise to the protein MTWTVKGVVARTEKQPAELLDIVIPDPGPRDVVVDIEATGVCHTDLAYRDGGINDEFPFLLGHESAGRVSAIGESVTHVEVGDYVVLNWRAVCGECRACKKGVQQYCFDTHNASRPMTLSDGTELTAALGIGSFSEKTLVHEGQCTKISEDAPAEVAGLLGCGVMAGIGAAINTGQVQRGESLAVIGLGGVGCAAIAGAKLAGATTIIGLDVDEKKLAAATELGATHTLHTEGLSPQQVAEKVQELTGGFGADVVVDAVGIPQTYETAFYARDLAGRVVLVGVPRPGVELTLPLLDVFGRGGALKSSWYGDCLPERDFPYLIDLFLQGRLPLDRFVTGRTDLAGTDGALDALHDGNTLRTVVEVAR